Proteins co-encoded in one Pocillopora verrucosa isolate sample1 chromosome 1, ASM3666991v2, whole genome shotgun sequence genomic window:
- the LOC131768435 gene encoding uncharacterized protein, whose product MSMRTTLSDNALSERLSDKDIFKIKLSLSCLSNRVVVCGTTASLYLWQPPSIDRPSNQWTLERSGVPVLVISTGDCGARNPKGVHVSLVERDSGFATWKETLTSNSNYHEQQKNFHTLMLSNGDGSMAGFRFNCEESANVFLKEVEAAVQEILSSVSAPELNKLPTTTNRERLKKFRKLKKVEISTPCLFSHVTSITSATQIGEGEKSKSKKDKDKGKTLNGELSRPAHIRRAFSMSKRR is encoded by the coding sequence ATGTCCATGAGGACGACGCTTAGTGACAATGCCTTGAGCGAACGTTTATCGGACAAAGATATTTTCAAGATCAAACTTTCGTTATCTTGTTTATCGAACCGCGTTGTGGTGTGCGGAACAACAGCAAGCCTTTATCTTTGGCAACCGCCAAGCATCGATCGTCCTTCGAATCAATGGACCCTTGAGCGAAGTGGAGTGCCTGTGTTAGTCATCAGCACTGGAGACTGTGGAGCGAGGAATCCTAAAGGAGTGCATGTGAGTTTAGTAGAGAGAGATAGCGGCTTTGCGACTTGGAAAGAAACCCTCACTTCGAACTCTAACTACCACGAACAACAAAAGAACTTTCATACGTTGATGCTCTCTAATGGGGACGGGTCCATGGCGGGGTTTCGCTTTAATTGTGAGGAATCTgccaatgttttcttaaaagaGGTCGAAGCTGCAGTGCAAGAAATCCTGTCGTCTGTTTCGGCTCCGGAATTGAATAAACTTCCCACGACTACAAACAGGGAACGTTTAAAAAAGTTCCGCAAGCTAAAAAAAGTTGAGATATCAACGCCATGTCTGTTTAGCCATGTTACAAGTATAACGTCGGCCACACAAATCGGCGAAGGAGAAAAATCCAAAAGTAAAAAGGacaaagacaaaggaaagaCCTTGAACGGAGAACTCAGCAGACCCGCTCACATTAGAAGAGCTTTTAGTATGTCGAAGAGAAGGTAG
- the LOC131768420 gene encoding uncharacterized protein: protein MKPTMVLTDEDIQRIRESLAKTLTPRHKIVIAPCLAEVLVYKIRLSILRRPTKEKWSTVGRGVIALIYNTDSLGQRIEVCLTSLKTRAVVWKETVVADLTRIESPQPTFHTFNSTKNFNEKAGIRYENETIARLVLRALSVFSSQSKSLSKDASKVSGHKPASRSHSFNVAPRPRHPRAHESAFERCTVALSNIQIQQVFSTEGRQLAERQTATLFEGKTASQENNRRLVSITEGCEKTMNDISRFENPSNKLFTCQPRPVHRSLSLVRRCTEPVFKKRDLMVTDLCTTEL from the coding sequence ATGAAGCCTACGATGGTTTTGACTGACGAAGACATCCAACGAATTAGAGAGTCTTTGGCTAAGACACTCACACCTCGTCATAAAATTGTTATTGCCCCATGCTTGGCTGAGGTATTAGTTTACAAGATTCGGCTCAGCATTCTACGACGACCAACTAAAGAGAAATGGAGTACTGTCGGCCGAGGAGTAATTGCTTTAATCTACAATACCGACAGCCTTGGCCAAAGGATTGAAGTCTGTTTGACCTCCCTGAAAACACGCGCAGTTGTGTGGAAAGAGACGGTAGTTGCAGACTTAACAAGGATCGAGTCACCTCAGCCAACTTTTCACACTTTTAATAGTACTAAAAACTTTAATGAAAAGGCCGGGATTCGCTacgaaaatgaaacaattgcGAGACTTGTTCTTCGGGCTCTGAGCGTGTTTTCTTCTCAATCAAAATCGCTCAGTAAAGATGCATCAAAAGTATCTGGACATAAGCCGGCTTCAAGGTCACACTCGTTCAATGTCGCCCCGAGACCAAGGCATCCTCGCGCTCACGAATCTGCTTTTGAAAGGTGTACAGTTGCCTTATCGAATATTCAGATACAGCAAGTGTTCAGCACCGAAGGACGACAATTAGCCGAACGACAAACAGCAACACTGTTTGAAGGAAAGACTGCGTCGCAAGAAAACAATCGACGTCTCGTCTCTATAACTGAGGGGTGCGAGAAAACCATGAACGACATCAGCCGCTTTGAAAACCCATCCAACAAACTTTTCACCTGCCAACCGCGGCCCGTACACCGCAGTTTAAGTTTGGTTAGGCGATGTACAGAACCTGTGTTTAAGAAAAGAGACTTGATGGTCACCGATTTATGTACAACCGAACTTTAA